The proteins below come from a single Serratia ficaria genomic window:
- a CDS encoding MDR/zinc-dependent alcohol dehydrogenase-like family protein: MCQTCVTAAKMADGIPETMKAVVAYAPKDYRLEQVAVPDIGPKEILVKIEACGICAGDIKAFEGAPSFWGDEKQPAYIKAPMIPGHEFIGHVVGYGEGVEGFKLGDRVISEQIVPCWQCRFCNRGQYWMCEKHDLYGFQKNVNGGMAEYMKFTKEAINYLVPADLPIEKAILIEPYACSFHAVQRANIKLGDVVVLAGAGTLGLGMIGAIKKSGPAKLVVLDLSDDRLALAKRFGADVVLNPTRDDVPAAIKEMTEGYGCDIYIEATGAQKSVEQGLTLIRKLGTFVEFSVFKDPVTVDWSIISDRKELDVLGSHLGPYCYPLVIEGISNGDLPTEGVVTHTLPLEQFAEGFELMKRGIGSIKVVLNPNL; this comes from the coding sequence ATGTGTCAGACCTGCGTAACAGCGGCAAAAATGGCAGACGGCATCCCTGAAACCATGAAAGCGGTGGTGGCCTATGCGCCAAAGGATTACCGCCTGGAACAGGTGGCGGTGCCGGACATCGGCCCAAAAGAGATCCTGGTGAAGATCGAAGCCTGCGGCATCTGCGCCGGGGATATCAAGGCGTTCGAAGGGGCGCCCAGCTTTTGGGGCGATGAAAAACAGCCGGCTTATATCAAGGCGCCGATGATCCCCGGGCACGAGTTTATCGGCCATGTGGTCGGCTATGGCGAAGGCGTGGAAGGTTTCAAGCTGGGCGATCGGGTGATCTCCGAACAGATCGTCCCCTGCTGGCAGTGCCGCTTCTGCAACCGCGGCCAGTATTGGATGTGTGAGAAGCACGACCTGTACGGCTTCCAGAAAAACGTCAACGGCGGCATGGCCGAATACATGAAGTTCACCAAAGAGGCGATCAACTACCTGGTGCCGGCCGATCTGCCGATCGAAAAAGCCATTCTTATCGAACCTTACGCCTGTTCATTCCACGCGGTGCAACGCGCCAACATCAAGCTGGGCGATGTGGTGGTGCTGGCCGGCGCCGGCACGCTGGGGCTGGGAATGATCGGCGCCATCAAGAAGTCCGGCCCCGCGAAGCTGGTGGTGCTCGACCTTTCCGACGACCGCCTGGCGCTGGCGAAGCGGTTTGGCGCCGATGTGGTGCTCAATCCGACCCGCGATGATGTGCCGGCGGCGATCAAAGAGATGACCGAAGGGTACGGCTGCGACATCTATATCGAAGCCACCGGCGCGCAAAAATCGGTGGAGCAGGGGCTGACGCTGATCCGCAAGCTCGGCACTTTCGTCGAATTCTCGGTGTTCAAGGATCCGGTCACCGTCGACTGGAGCATTATCAGCGATCGCAAAGAGCTGGACGTGCTCGGCTCGCACCTCGGCCCTTATTGCTACCCGCTGGTGATTGAAGGCATCAGCAACGGCGATCTGCCGACCGAAGGGGTGGTGACCCATACGCTGCCGCTGGAACAGTTTGCCGAAGGCTTTGAATTGATGAAGCGCGGCATAGGTTCGATCAAAGTGGTGCTCAACCCGAATCTTTGA